Genomic segment of bacterium:
GCGAGCGATCCACAAGAGGTGGGCGGAATCCGTTTGTTTGCTCTATGTTTGCTCAGCGAACCTACCGAAGACCGAACCGAGTTGGCTTTGGTTCGATAAGGTATTGATTCCAAGTCGGTTAGCAGTCTTGATAGCCGGATGGCAGGGCTCGCGACACGCTGATCCCTGGTCAGGGTGTCGGTGCCCTGCCCCAGTGATAGTTCGCAAGTGGCGTGGGGAGAGAGAGCTGGTTTTGCTTTTCTTGCGCCGGTAAGGGGGACATATCGGTCGTGGTTGGTTCACTGGCTTCGTGCCTCACGCGCCTCCGGGAGGCTCTGGAGCTCATGGCAGAATCCGCCTGATCCTGTGGCCTTCAGTTCCCAACCCTGGCAGCCTGGAACACGTGCGACTGCTAAGGCCTTCAGGCGGGAAACCACCGAACTCGAGTCGTCTCCTCGGCCTGCAGGGGTTGAAATCCAGCTCGGCCCCGTTGACGACACCTTCCTGATCGCCTGTGAGTCGCTCAAGCAGCTCCGTCGCGCCGCCCTGCGGGCCACGCCCTTGCATGACCGGATCTTGTGACTCGCTTCCCGTGAGGACCAGGTCCTCGACCTCAAGCATGGTCTTATTCCCCCCCTGGTCTCTCCACTATCCGCACCCACCTCGGGTGAGGCGGGCGCCTCCGGGCTTCCTCCCACGCGTCTCGCTCAAAGCTGATCTTCTTCTTCTCGATCCACCTCCACGGGATATTGCTCGAATCCACTCGCCGCTGGCGCACGTTGAAGAAGGCCGCAGTGCACCTTCCAAGCACGCGATTCGACACACCGGAGAGTCGGACGAACATGTCAAGGACATCTTCCTTGATCTCCTCGATCTCTGGGAAGGCGAGCTTCAAGGTCGCAGCCCCGAGGTATGCTCTTTCGAGGGCCTCGTATTGTCTATCGGCAGCTTCACCGTCCCCGCTGCCTAACGGCAATTCACCGCCCACACGGTCCCGGAAATCCCGCGCTTTCGGATGATCCGGGTTGAACTTCGACGCGGCGAAGAGCCAAACAGCGGGCCTGATGTGGAACAGCTTCTCCGCTCGAACATAAACCCCTTCTTCCAAGGGTCGTAAAAAGCTTCGATAGGGGGGCACTCCGCCAAACTCCGAATCGACTTCGTCGAAGAAAAGGATCAGCGGCGTTCCTCGCCCCAACTGAGCTTGCGTTGTAGAGATCCGATCAAAGCAGTCAATCAGCTCTTCTTGCCTATACAGCTGTGATACGTCGAACCGCAGAACCTCAAAATCCCCGAGGTGTGCTAAGCACTTTACGAGATGCGATTTGCCCGACCCCGGCGAGGCCTTGAGAAGCGCGCTCTCGGTCTTCCGGACCTCACTTCGCGCGAATTCTCTCAGCATTTGGACAAGCGACGCGACGGTGCGCCGCTTCTCACGACCTATGCAGATATAGCCCCGAAGCTCTGTCATCGCGCGCCAGAGCTCTAGCCGTGGACTTGCTTGTGGTCCAACCAGCCCCAGGTGCTCCGGGTTGAACGCCCGCTTCCACTCTTCGTGTTTCTCCTTCCAGTCGAAAGTGGAAATCTCTGCGCCGACTGTTTTCTCCAGCCGTCCATCGTCAGTAGGCTCCTGAGCAGGGGACCAGTTCCGGTGGTCTGTAGCCCGCCGTCGCTCAGCCAACCGCCACTCGCAGGCAAAATCAGCTGCACCCTCCGTCAACTCCGACGGACACCTCGTCGGATTATCTAGAACCCTCCTAACCAAGGCGCCGAGAAGGACACTCGAGAACGGCATAGGAGGCATCGGGGCTTGGAGGCTATGATGAAAAGCAAAGCCATTCTTCTCGGTCGCCAGCGCGAGAACCGTCGAATCGTCAGCAACAACTACCACGCAACCAGGTCCGAGAGCCCGGTTACGATCTGGGAAGAGCGGCAACAGGAACTCCCTCAAGAGGGTGAGAGCGCCTTTTGATGGCTCACATGATCCAACCATCCATGA
This window contains:
- a CDS encoding ATP-binding protein, yielding MRQRKVLVVGDWFVDDHWVAGEHRSSTSSRIGKRHLRSLQSKESATESLCGAGRTASVLVSAEFRVSGVGICAEADEAVLLALLDSDQLANRNPHTLQRWADARKPKGIEFTNLGSKKSGTSRAIRIYEREGANVVLTARFDWETQVPKQLDLQPLIRLIRKEGQDIEAVVIKDLGKGLVRTKLVRVLAGDLSSVPWFVSTKEFLPSWQELLKDVDLRVFLIPELAARAAIGKPLRKEGTDRARRLTSWMVGSCEPSKGALTLLREFLLPLFPDRNRALGPGCVVVVADDSTVLALATEKNGFAFHHSLQAPMPPMPFSSVLLGALVRRVLDNPTRCPSELTEGAADFACEWRLAERRRATDHRNWSPAQEPTDDGRLEKTVGAEISTFDWKEKHEEWKRAFNPEHLGLVGPQASPRLELWRAMTELRGYICIGREKRRTVASLVQMLREFARSEVRKTESALLKASPGSGKSHLVKCLAHLGDFEVLRFDVSQLYRQEELIDCFDRISTTQAQLGRGTPLILFFDEVDSEFGGVPPYRSFLRPLEEGVYVRAEKLFHIRPAVWLFAASKFNPDHPKARDFRDRVGGELPLGSGDGEAADRQYEALERAYLGAATLKLAFPEIEEIKEDVLDMFVRLSGVSNRVLGRCTAAFFNVRQRRVDSSNIPWRWIEKKKISFERDAWEEARRRPPHPRWVRIVERPGGE